A stretch of DNA from Pan troglodytes isolate AG18354 chromosome 21, NHGRI_mPanTro3-v2.0_pri, whole genome shotgun sequence:
GTGGGAGAAATACAGCTCAGCAAACTCTTCCAGGAGATAAAATGCTGATCACTCCTACTGGGCAATTTCACAAATGTCtcctatatttttctcctttggtaGTGGGGATGGGGGGCATAATGTTACATTgggcctctctcctctctctctttctctctccctctccttttaaaatgtttcctctctctcaatatttcatttcttatttgtatttctgaATGAGGGAAAAGAGTTGATGGGACAGCAGAACGGGAAAAAGAAGAGCACCAATAAAACCTGTTTTCCTGTTTTCACTATTTTCATTCCAAATTCCTTCTGTCTCATAATTGATGGAATCTTATGAACTTATTAGTTAAAAAGTGTCTTTCTTGTTTCACAGGAATTCATATTGGGGTGATCACTCAGAAGAAGAGGTGAATACCGGATGTTGTAAGCTATTGGACTGCCACAAGTGATATCTTTACACACCATTCTGCTGTCATTGGGTATGTACAAAGTGCTGCATACAGACAGAGGAGAAGGACAATTGAGCCCATCTAAAGTTAACAAAAACTTCCTCTTGGGGCTGTTTCTTTCCATCAGACCTTACAGTTCTACGGGATAATAGCTTATCTCATAAGGCCTCAGCTTTCTTTAATAATTTCTAGAAGCAGACATTATTGTGTCATGCACACTCAGTGTTGCAAATTAATGGTCTGGTGATCTGGGTGGCATGGCATTTTCCCCTTCTCTGGTTCATCACCCATGATAGACCAGTAAAGGTGACCACTTAAATTCCTTGCTGTGCAGTGTTCTGTATTCCTCAGGACACAGAGCTTCCTCTCTCCCAGGAGCCATGAATATCCTGATGCTGACCTTCATTATCTGTGGGTTGCTAACTCAGGTGACCAAAGGTAATGGAACCCTATAAAGCAGAGATGATGACTAGGATGAGTTGTTGCCCTTGGGCTCCCCTGGTATCATGATGGGAAGAGAGGGAATCTGCAGGAAAAATCTGGGCCAACAAAGCAGCAGAATGCTCTTATTTTGGCAGCTCCATGCCCCTAgtctctgagaatctttctgttaGGGGCATCTAGCAAGCTGGGATGTCCTCtgaggcatttctccaaagacaagAATTTCCTTAATGCTCTGAGccaccctatctctctctctacataaCTATCCAATGTTAGTTCAGCCTCACTTCACTTCCATTTTGATTATTCTGTTGTATCTATTTCATTGTTGTGTCCTATTAGTTCTCCTAGCATCTTGAATTCTTCTTTGCCCGGAGAGTACCTTCAGAGGGAGGCCCTCACTTTCATGTTCTTAGGTACGGTGAACAAGTCCATTGACAGTTTGTAGATTCTGTAGCACTATCatatggaagagaaaatatatatgtttggGGTAGAAGTGGAAATAAGTGGAGTGAAGACAGGATAGACAGACTAGTGACCAATGGGGAGCTTCTAATTTTAGATGAATAGGAACAGTCTGTTTCCACTATTTAATAATGctacttttgaaaattgttaactttttattaaaaaaataatacttgCAATTGACTTATGTATCAAGCAATCGATAGATTTATAGggtttaaggaaaagaaaaatgtttgtctGTCCAAGAATACCAGTTCTTCAGTCTTCCCCTTCAGAATCAATCAATGTTACCAATTTCTTATATATCCtagcaaatacaaatatatttatatttgcatgtgtataccttttagattttttaaaaatgcaattgcaAATGCACCATGCGAATTGTTCTGCAATGTACTAGCAATATATTAGAGACATCTTATCCATACATAAACctagttcattatttttaatcaataagTAAAACTTTGAGGAGGAGCAGATGAATTGCCTCACATTAATTACTCCACTACTGATGAAAAATAGGTCTTTAATTATCAAAAACAATTCAGCAAGAAAAATTTGTAAACAAAtgtatgtcttttcatttatgacTGGAcacgtggacacacacacacacacacacacacacacacacacacacacacagtcaaacCACCTACCAGAAAAGCTGAACTATTCTTCTCTCCTATCACCAGTTGCAAGAGTGTCAGCTTCCCACACCCTCATcagtcctttttgttttttctactaCATTCAGTTTTCTACTACATTCAGTTTTACAGTCTAATATGTGAAAATGATGTCCTGATGTTTGAATTCATGACACTTTAGTTATAAATGAGTTTGAACATCCAGTCCATTAGATTTCTAAACTTTCTTAACTATCTTTATATACTAAGAAATTTGGCTTTTGTTAAATTTGGAGGTGTTATATGTTGCCTAGAAAGATGCTATTCATGTCTATTAGATGGTTATAACTGTGCCTATGATCTGTTATGTCTTGATTCACATGTTGATGTAATGTGAGTTACAGAATTAATATCTACATTCATTTCTGATTATAAACTGCTGTATTGttgaaaatttggaaattttgaaattgtaaagaagtaaaaaaattgtaaagaagttaaaagagacaaaatatttttgatctattgttcttcctcagttttcttatttgaataaaaatgtatggCATACTTATAAATTTTCTATTATACTATTAGTATTTTcccatttactaaatattttcaaaaactgtATTTCCAATGACTGTATAAATTTTATAGAAGGGATACTGTTTAAATTACTTAGCCAAATTGTTTTTGCATAAATAAGtgcatttacattttatagacaaggatgGCTAGTATAACCTTTCTTATACATAAATCATTCAGCATAAAATTCCTGGAGATGTACTTTTTTCTGTCTGCTTCATGTATTATCAATTTCTGAATACTTGCCAAGtcctaaaaatgaaatattatatataaatatttaatttttatttatgtctgtGAGTAATGGGGAAGTCGAACTTCAAATACATGCTTaatgtatatttaacttttctaCAAATTGTCCatgtctctctttcccttttattttggagaggtagttttcatttcttttgatttagagattttcatttttgtgttctcttataggttttgttttgaaatttagcTATTTAGTCTCTCTGGGCTTTATATTATGTGTTTTCAAGTGAGATAGCACCTGATGGCTTGTGAAGCAACTTTTTACCAAGCCAAGCTATCGGTGGACTGCTATCCATAGATATATTTTAAGTTGATGCTAGCTGATTGTATATCTGGTATGTTTTAGAAAGAACTCCACACATGGGATAATGTTTTGGCTAGATGGCTCCCCTACTTAGAAACATACAATTGCTAGTCACATTTCTAATTTTAGGATTTTGAGATACTGGTGATGAAGATCACATGTCCTAACAACATAATAGTTCCAGActgaagttctttgaaaaaatgactGTTGtcactctagaaaaaaaaattatgaatttttccCAATTGCCATCATTGTACTGCTAAAACCAAATTCTTGGaattatctttgatttttctatatCCTATGACACTCATATCTATCAGGAAGTCTATTACATCTGCCTGCAAATTATATCCAGAATGCAATTATTCTCGTCACCTCCATTGCTACCACTCTGATTCTagtcaccatcatctctcacctgtgTTATTGCCATAGCTTCCTCATGATATCTGTCCTTCTGCTCTTCCCTTCCACCATCTTGTGAAGACACACAGTGCATGATCCGCTTACACTGGAAGTCAGATCACGTACTTTTGCTCAAAACTCTGCTATGGCCCCCTCTATACTCAGAGCGGTAACAAGAGTCCATACAGTGGCTCACCTGGCCCTGCAGGATCTGGCCCTTATGACCTCTCTCACCTCATCTCCTACTATTATAGTCCTTGTTCACTCCACTACAGCCACACAGGCCCCAGTGCTCTTCCCCAAACATATCAGACTTACTCAACCCATAGagctttgtttgtttcctctgcctagaatgtaCTTGCCTCAGATACTGGTGTGACTAATTCCTTTACCTCCTTCAAGCTGTTTAATCATCACCTTGTTACACAGGCTTGTGCAACTCCTGTTTATGAATCTTCTATTACCCTTAAATCTATTCTCCCTTCTTTCTGCAAACCATTTGTCACCTTTTCATCTACAAAATAATGTACTTTTTTATTaaggtaaaatatacatttaaaaattaccatccTTACCATGTTTTTaccatatttttatgtatacctgttggctgtttgtatgtcttctgttgagaaatgtctattcaaatcttttgcctgttttaaaatcagattatttgtttttgtttgcaatGGAGttttttgagctccttatattaATATACTTTTGGTTGTTAATTCCTCATCAGAtggatagcttgcaaatattttctcctactctgtgggctacatcttcactttgttgattatttcctttgctgtgcacaagctttttagtttgatgtaatcctaattgcctatttttgctttggttgcccgtgcttttgaggtcttacccaagaaatctttgccaagaccaacgtcctgaagtgtttccctaatgttttcttcaGGTAGTtccatagtttcaggtcttagatttaagtctgtaAACCATACAGTCCAGCAGGGAgtgcatttactttttattatctgtctccctcTGCTAGAAAGTCAGctccatgtgatttttgtctgtttagtTCACAGATGTACCTCAAGGGCCCAAAACTTTGATGACTGTGTGACTATAGCCTAATTTAAGAATGGAGGGGATAATTTAAAAGCAGTAGAAAGAAATGTAAGTGAGAAacaattttgaagaataattGACATAACAAGGCAATTCAAAGACAAAGGAGAAGAAGAGAGCCAAGATGACATATTTCAAGTATGGATAATgctggaggaaaaaaattaagatataaatcTTTGTAGATGTGAGGAACGAAGAAGCAAGGTTAGAGTCTGTCTTGCACAAAAGAAGTGGAAGGTCTAGACTTGAAACTTATAGAAAATTCCTCAAAGTACAAAGTAAAATCGAGCCAGTAAAATAACAAAGATAGAATAAATGACTCTAGAAGAGTGAAGGTAGAATAAATAATTGGTGAAGTTGGACTAAAGCCAACATTTCCCATAGGataaaatataaaccaaattATTGTGAGcctaatatatacatacatacatacatctatatatgttttatatatattatcacATTCAGTTCAAATGAGGTTGTGTAGAAAATTACTTGCTCTTCTGCACATATACCAGCCTTCCTCCTCCATAGAGCCTTATCTCTAGCTGCTTCCTCTGCCTAGAATACACTTATCTATATACTCCTTGGGCAATTGTCTTGAGAAAGATGATCATGCCGTTTACTGCTTGATAAATGAACATACAATGCAGCACACTAGTTTCCCTTTAGATTTATATCCTCACCCCTCAAATGAGTAGTCACACTGCTTGGAAATCCTACTGCATTTCTCTTGTAAATgaaccttccttcttttttctttttctttttctttttttttttttttttttttttgagacagagtcttcctctgtcaccaggctggactgcagtggcccaatctcggctcattgcaaccgccaactccctggttcaagtgattctcctgcctcagcctcccgaggagctgggatcacaggcatgtgccaccacatccagctaatttttgtatttttagtagagacaggttttcaccaggttggccaggatggtctcgatctcctgatcttgtgatccacccgcctcggcttcccaaagtgctgggattacaggtttgtgccaccacacccagccatcttcCCTCTTTTTTAGACAACTATTTTGTCCTGAcctttatttgtcttttattttcctgctcctctcctctACATGGCTCTCCCCCTCAGCTTATCCCATGCCCCATTTATTTAAACAATTCAAATAGGAAGTTTTCACTCATTTCCTCTGTCCCCTTTGCCATAAATGGAGAAACGTGTCTTCTCCATCTAAAGATCAGTCTGCTCTGTGTGAATTTGTGACTGTGCCCTTCTGTCATCTCATCACCCTATTCTATATTAATCtctccttttctgctttttttttttttttttttttttttgagatggagtcttgctcttgttgcccaggctggaatgcagtggcacgatcttggcttactgcaaccttcgcctcccgggttcaagtgattctcctgcctcagcatcctgagtagctgggactacaggtgctcgccaccttgcccagctaatttttgtattttttagtagagacagggtttcaccatggccaggctggtcttgaactcctgaactcaggtgatctgcccgcctcgatctcccaaagtgctgggattacatgtgtgagccactggacccagactgcttgtttcttttctcattgcTTGCAAGCACCATTTGGTATTTCTCGTTCTTCAAAACAAACCTGAAAGCTTTCCCTTAACCTTACATTGCTCTCTAACAAGttatttatttctctgcttttctttggaGCTAAACTTCTTAAGAGTTTCATCTACAGGTCCTGCATTCACTTCCCTCTCATTCACATTTTGACCAACTgcaatttggtttcttttttcataCCACTCGGAAGCTGCTCTTCTCAGTATGAAGTTACCTTCATACTACTAAAAGCGTGGACATTTTCCtgccttcatctttttttttaacctctcagCAGTATTTGACTACAAAATGACCACTCTGTCCTTTAAGAAACAGTCTCCTCTCCTGCTTAATGTAGTCACATCTGATACAACTTTCCCCATAACCTTTTatgcattttctgttttcatgcaTATCAGCCCGACTTGCAACTGTCAGTATCTCCAGTCTTTCAACAACTGCTTGTGAAATACCCCTGTACAGGGCAATCCAGAAATGCCAGAAAATTATCAGCTGTCTCTGGATCATCTGTCAACTACGGGGGAAGCTGGATAAATAGTCCAGGTCCTTTGAGCCTCATGTAGAATAACTTTGAGGCTtggtaatatttttttttcctgtggtaaTTCCCTTATTTGCAGTTCAAGGCTATTATGGGAAGAAAACATAAATGGATGTTAGTTCTTCAAGGTTTTTACTGTAACTGTGCACCCTTTCATTCTTCAAGGTTTTTCTGTAACACTGCACCTTCAGGACCTGATgcccaattaaacatttttttaagttttttgttttttttttttaataaaaactaaatgctattttttcttctacttttagtTGATGTGtaataattattcatatttaGAAGAtgcagagtgatattttgatacatgtatacaatgtgtaatgatcaaatcagggtaattagcatatctatcacctcaaacatttgtcatttttttatattGGGAACATTCAGAAtcatctcttctagctatttgaaaatatacagtaaatgatTGTTAACTACcgtcaccctacagtgctatagaacagtGGAccccttttggcaccagggaccagttttgtggaatacAGTTTTTTCGACGAGGTGAAGGTGGtggtggggatggtttcaggatgaaactgttctacctcaggTCATCAGGCAATAGAGTCTCACAACGAACACACatcctagatccctcacatgcacagttcacaatagggttcatgctcctatgagattCTAATGCCTTGgctgatctgacaagaggtggagctcaggtggtgatGCTTGCACACCTGCTGTTCACCTtttgctgtgcagcctggttcctaacaggccatggaccagtacccaTTGGCtgctcaggggttggggacccctgctatagGATGCTGGAACTTTTTCCTCCTATCTAGGTGTAATTTTCTATCTGTTAACCAACCTCTCTCtatcctcctttcccttcccagcctctagtaatcaTTATTCTATAGTCTACTTCTATGAactcaacttttttagctcctgcttatgaatgaaaacatgtggtatttatctttttgtgtctATTTCACATAACGGAATGTAACATGTCCCCCAGGCTCATCCATGAGTCTGAGGCTTATTTGTAGCCTGGCTGCTGGGCTTCCCTGTGGGATTGTCCTCTGAGCAAACAGAACACAGCCATCCTGCTGGCCAGCAGTTGATAGATGATCTCATGATAATAACAGGTTATAACTCACCTTTTCTTGGATTTCTTGCTTTCCTGATTTCTACATTtctccactgattttttttaaggaggaaTTGTCTCTCAACTAAACTATTATATTCAAATCTTTGCTGGAGCTCTGCTCTGCTGGGGGTCTGCTTTAAGACTCTAGAGTCTTATTCTCCTGTTTTGATCTGACTTATCTTATTGGTCCTTTTAAGTCGTTTCCTCTTATCTGATCTCTTATCTCTTAATATTGAAACTCACTAGAATTTAATTCTAgtcctctttttttctcatattattCCAACCCACCATGGTTTACCAATTTCTGTACTTTAAATGCTATCCATAAgcaatcacatttattgatttgcatatgccgaaccaaccttgcattccaagGATAAAGGCTACTTGAttgtagtggataagctttttgatgtgctgctggattcagtttgctactattttgttcaggatttttgcactgatgttcatcaaggatactggcctgaaattttttttttcttgtgtctccgCTAGGTTTTGGtctcaggatgatgctggcctcatagaataagttaaaGTGGAGTCCTGCCTTCTCAATTTTGggtgaatagtttcagtaggaatgataccagctcttctttgtatatctggtagaattcagctgtgaatccatctggtcctgggcttttcattTTCATCCTTTCTTTCTAGGTTTCATATCAGTCTagtatgctctctctctctccgtccctctctttttctacatttctccttttctccataCAACTTCTTTGATGGCACATAGCACAATTTTAATATAcactttttgttctgtttgtctCTTTCAATGGCTTTTTGTACTTGACATCATATTAGTCTAGATGTCAGTCAGCgtaaatttttgaatgaatgaaaagttgTTATGTTGATGCCAGAGTTAAAAATTTGACCTATATTTTATTCTCTACAGGTAGCTTTGAACCCCAAAAATGTTGGAAGAATAACATAGGACATTGCAGAAGACGATGTTTAGATACTGAAAGGTACATACTTCTTTGTAGGAACAAGCTATCAtgctgcatttctctaataatatcACAGGAATATACTCGACGACCAGCATTTCCTGTGATTCACCTAGAGGATATAACATTTGATTATAGTGATGTGGACTCTTTTACTGGTTCCCCAGTATCTATGTTGAATGATCTGATAACATTTGACACAACTAAATTTGGAGAAACCATGACACCTGAGACCAATACTCCTGAGACTACTATGCCACCACCTGAGACCACTACTCCCGAGACTACTATGCCACCATCTGAGACCGCTACTTCCGAGACTATGCCACCACCTTCTCAGAGAGCTCTTACTCATAATTAATTAACATTTACTTCTGGTATGGAAGAACTAGAAATACTGCTGGAAATAATATCCAAAGAGCTGATTCTACCAATCCAATTTCACCAGGAAAATTCCATCAGGGATTGGATGACCATGGGGATGGACATAATTGCTACTACCAACACAACAGCCAAGAGAGTTGCCTTACAATTAGAAATGTGTAGACAGAAATGTATAGAAGATACAAGGATTCTCTTAATTGGACTTAAATTCTTTATCTGTCTTCCTCCGATGTACTCAAATATatgagctaatttttgtcttaagTGAACATTTGTATGTCTATGTATTTTTccatgccaaaaacaaaaacgaagacCATTGTTTGGAGCTGCCTATTATGACTAAGACATGAATTTTTACTTTAACAGTGCCTGGCCCACT
This window harbors:
- the DEFB125 gene encoding beta-defensin 125 preproprotein; amino-acid sequence: MNILMLTFIICGLLTQVTKGSFEPQKCWKNNIGHCRRRCLDTERYILLCRNKLSCCISLIISQEYTRRPAFPVIHLEDITFDYSDVDSFTGSPVSMLNDLITFDTTKFGETMTPETNTPETTMPPPETTTPETTMPPSETATSETMPPPSQRALTHN